One window of Rhodopirellula bahusiensis genomic DNA carries:
- a CDS encoding glycosyltransferase, which yields MLLVRNNIALYDNQGNRTFRGTAKFWRWAIKRFQPMLDSGAVRFVTDSERLADEYEELTGIRFQVLPHPCLIGLQAPSTPADESFGKTEKNSTSESTKSVRVFLPGPARYEKGADRLVEAAKLLSQQQDLSPIEMVFQWSDAFTLPNGSMLGPDDLPALNLSNVTFDVITKPLSSEAYHQQLLKADLIILPYRREVYFARISGVAVEAMMLGKPLLYTSDTWVDTIASQFDCGLSMDNDVAGVVEAISEAIANLDTMAQQSRGAAGDVASFFSAKSFTSKLLNS from the coding sequence GTGTTGCTGGTTCGCAATAACATCGCCCTGTACGACAATCAAGGCAATCGGACGTTTCGCGGCACAGCCAAGTTCTGGCGTTGGGCGATCAAGCGCTTTCAGCCCATGTTGGATTCAGGAGCCGTGCGTTTTGTGACGGATAGCGAACGCTTGGCTGATGAATATGAAGAATTGACCGGGATACGGTTTCAAGTACTGCCGCATCCATGCTTGATTGGACTTCAGGCCCCGAGTACACCGGCCGATGAATCGTTCGGCAAAACGGAAAAAAATAGCACAAGCGAGTCCACCAAATCGGTTCGCGTGTTCTTGCCTGGGCCTGCACGATATGAAAAAGGGGCAGACCGATTGGTTGAAGCTGCGAAGCTGCTGAGTCAGCAACAGGATTTGTCGCCGATAGAAATGGTTTTTCAATGGTCTGATGCATTCACGCTGCCAAACGGTTCTATGCTGGGCCCCGACGACTTGCCTGCACTGAATCTTTCGAACGTGACGTTCGATGTGATCACGAAACCGCTCAGCAGTGAAGCCTATCATCAACAGCTTTTGAAGGCTGATCTGATCATTCTGCCGTATCGTCGCGAAGTTTATTTTGCGCGCATTTCGGGCGTTGCAGTCGAAGCAATGATGCTGGGTAAGCCATTGCTTTACACCAGCGATACATGGGTAGACACCATTGCCAGCCAGTTCGATTGTGGCCTGTCGATGGACAACGATGTGGCCGGCGTGGTTGAAGCGATTTCGGAAGCAATAGCGAACCTTGACACGATGGCCCAGCAGTCGCGTGGAGCGGCAGGTGATGTTGCGAGTTTCTTTTCGGCAAAATCTTTTACGTCTAAGTTGTTGAATTCTTAG
- a CDS encoding class I SAM-dependent methyltransferase, which translates to MNCGSYDLQRFIDLGDQPNGNHFPTPEIKDQELVFPFAMMICKSCHQVQLEEFPAPEFMFSNHPYVTGVNMPVVDHFDWMAKRTVERFRIPENSLVIDIGCNDGTLLRKFQDHKMRVLGVDPGRLTGELCREAGTTVCETFWNEATGRALSQLNVRPRLITATAVFYHVQDIHDFIRGLTAVMDDKTIFLTQCVNLKDVIQKCQFDHFYHEHTMIHSIGPLKRLFEEHGMRIIDVEHVDVHGGSFLCYVGLNSNENVTSPAVEKWIRDEEKAGLYDIDAYNEFTQKVETNRDDLQKLLKGLKDDGKSVWALGAPLKGSTLLNYCDIGPDLCQKAVEVNKFKIGKLTPGTHIPIEDEKSQAERPDYYLVLSWNFLPFFVEKYKDYLASGGKFIVPNPSVHVVGEGGKEVA; encoded by the coding sequence ATGAATTGTGGATCGTACGATTTGCAGCGTTTCATTGACTTGGGTGACCAGCCCAATGGAAACCACTTTCCAACGCCTGAGATCAAAGATCAGGAATTGGTCTTTCCGTTCGCAATGATGATCTGCAAGAGCTGCCACCAAGTGCAGTTGGAAGAGTTCCCTGCACCGGAATTTATGTTCAGCAATCACCCCTACGTCACGGGCGTCAACATGCCGGTGGTTGATCACTTTGACTGGATGGCCAAGCGAACGGTCGAACGATTCCGAATTCCTGAAAACAGCTTGGTCATTGACATCGGCTGCAACGATGGAACGCTGCTGCGAAAGTTCCAAGACCACAAGATGCGTGTCCTGGGGGTCGACCCTGGCCGTTTGACTGGCGAATTGTGTCGTGAAGCGGGCACGACCGTTTGTGAGACGTTTTGGAACGAAGCGACCGGTCGCGCGTTAAGCCAGCTGAACGTTCGGCCGCGGCTGATCACGGCGACGGCGGTGTTCTATCACGTCCAAGACATCCACGACTTCATCCGTGGTCTTACCGCGGTGATGGACGACAAGACGATCTTTCTAACCCAGTGTGTGAACTTGAAAGATGTGATTCAGAAGTGCCAGTTCGATCACTTCTATCACGAACACACCATGATCCACTCAATTGGCCCGCTGAAGCGACTATTCGAGGAGCACGGCATGCGGATCATTGACGTGGAACATGTGGACGTTCACGGCGGTTCCTTCTTGTGCTACGTCGGCCTGAATTCGAACGAAAACGTGACGTCACCAGCGGTCGAAAAATGGATCCGTGACGAAGAAAAAGCTGGCTTGTACGACATCGACGCTTACAACGAATTTACGCAAAAGGTCGAAACCAATCGCGACGATCTGCAGAAACTGTTAAAGGGCTTGAAGGATGACGGAAAGAGCGTCTGGGCCTTGGGAGCACCGCTGAAGGGCAGTACGCTGCTGAACTATTGCGACATTGGACCCGACCTGTGCCAAAAGGCAGTCGAGGTCAATAAGTTCAAAATTGGCAAGCTGACACCGGGCACGCATATTCCGATCGAGGATGAAAAGAGTCAAGCCGAACGTCCCGATTACTACCTCGTGCTCAGCTGGAATTTCTTGCCGTTCTTCGTCGAAAAGTACAAGGACTACTTGGCATCGGGCGGCAAGTTCATCGTGCCGAATCCGTCTGTGCACGTCGTTGGCGAAGGTGGCAAAGAAGTTGCTTGA
- a CDS encoding NAD-dependent epimerase/dehydratase family protein — MRVLVTGATGFIGRWILPALAARDCEVIAVSSSPNAASCHESTAGQSDVRWITGDLLDHSAIASTVAQANADTLVHTAWDTTPGTYWTTSKNLDWVSASLKLFQAFQQSGGKRIVAAGTSAEYSWGDDANLTEGVNEQSNTLYGVAKDSLRRTLEQWAAVKNLSWAWGRVFCPFGPHERVERLIPKLIGRLCANEPMPFDSGNLIRDFISVQDLGDAFAALATSSIQGPINLASGQDTSIRDIVTILAQHMGRIDQVQFDSLPDPKGQPKRIVADIGRQTNELGWQSSTTVKQRLIETCDWWINNG, encoded by the coding sequence ATGCGAGTTTTAGTCACCGGTGCGACTGGCTTCATTGGTCGCTGGATCCTGCCAGCGCTTGCTGCGCGCGACTGCGAAGTCATTGCCGTCAGCAGTAGCCCTAACGCAGCAAGTTGCCACGAATCAACGGCGGGCCAAAGCGATGTGCGATGGATCACTGGTGATCTATTGGACCATTCCGCGATCGCAAGCACGGTTGCACAGGCCAACGCAGACACTTTGGTGCATACCGCATGGGACACAACGCCAGGTACCTACTGGACGACATCCAAGAACCTGGATTGGGTTTCGGCCAGCTTGAAACTGTTTCAAGCGTTTCAGCAATCCGGTGGTAAACGCATCGTGGCCGCTGGTACCAGTGCTGAATACAGTTGGGGTGACGATGCCAATTTGACCGAGGGCGTCAACGAGCAATCCAATACGCTGTACGGCGTTGCCAAGGATTCTCTGCGTCGCACGCTAGAACAATGGGCAGCCGTGAAAAATTTGTCGTGGGCGTGGGGACGTGTTTTTTGTCCGTTTGGCCCACACGAGCGGGTCGAACGGTTGATTCCCAAATTGATTGGTCGCTTGTGCGCAAACGAGCCGATGCCGTTTGACAGCGGGAACCTGATTCGGGACTTCATCAGTGTGCAGGATTTGGGGGACGCCTTCGCGGCGTTAGCGACATCCAGCATTCAAGGACCGATTAATCTGGCGTCAGGTCAGGACACGTCGATTCGCGACATCGTCACCATCCTAGCCCAGCACATGGGGCGGATTGACCAGGTTCAATTCGATAGCTTGCCCGACCCAAAGGGGCAGCCCAAACGCATCGTCGCCGACATTGGCCGGCAAACCAACGAATTGGGCTGGCAGTCGTCGACGACGGTGAAGCAAAGGCTGATCGAAACCTGCGACTGGTGGATCAACAACGGATGA
- a CDS encoding dTDP-4-dehydrorhamnose 3,5-epimerase family protein — MITVENLPIDGSKLINTRVFNDNRGSFEVFWEQDLLKAKDISFAPTNAHHSYNSRTNTLRGMHFQKAPHGQNKLVSCISGKAWDVMVDLRADSSTFGKWHATELSAASGNAVLIPAGCGHGFITLQPNTTIAYLIEGEYIPDAGRVLRWDDTKVAIQWPCKDPILSEKDATAPDWEQCEF; from the coding sequence TTGATCACAGTCGAAAACTTACCGATCGACGGCTCCAAGCTGATCAACACACGTGTGTTCAACGACAATCGCGGCTCGTTCGAAGTGTTCTGGGAACAGGACTTGCTGAAAGCCAAGGACATCTCGTTCGCACCCACCAATGCGCATCATTCCTACAACAGTCGAACGAACACGTTGCGCGGGATGCACTTTCAAAAGGCTCCCCACGGGCAGAACAAACTGGTCTCCTGTATCAGCGGTAAAGCCTGGGACGTGATGGTCGACTTGCGAGCGGATTCAAGCACGTTTGGCAAATGGCACGCGACGGAACTGTCCGCAGCGAGCGGAAACGCCGTGTTGATTCCGGCGGGATGCGGTCACGGCTTCATTACGTTGCAACCGAACACGACCATCGCCTACTTGATCGAAGGCGAATACATTCCCGATGCTGGCCGAGTCCTTCGTTGGGATGACACGAAGGTCGCAATTCAATGGCCGTGCAAGGATCCTATCTTGTCTGAAAAAGATGCTACCGCGCCAGATTGGGAGCAATGCGAGTTTTAG
- a CDS encoding FkbM family methyltransferase produces the protein MKFLRDSYFLIRHLGRGVPRSIGKHDFRFDESLRRWNFDQEAEVRDGIESNLGAGETAIDIGANFGMHTLLMADCVGSNGNVIALEPIPENLRLLRRNIALNRFDDRVQITASAISDLEQPTLQMEVDSDNLEPSAAISMNENAVGTIEVQNQSLDSITTHLTNPGKCFVKIDVEGAEMSVLRSGIDFLKRVRPKLLIEVHDYALPQFGESTESVYAFLREHGFEIGQLSDMANHNGQYHHILATPS, from the coding sequence ATGAAGTTCTTACGTGATAGCTATTTCTTGATTCGCCACCTCGGTCGCGGAGTTCCACGATCCATTGGAAAGCACGACTTTCGCTTTGACGAAAGTTTGCGCCGCTGGAATTTCGATCAAGAAGCGGAGGTGCGCGACGGAATCGAATCGAACCTGGGTGCTGGTGAAACGGCGATCGATATCGGTGCCAACTTTGGCATGCATACGTTGTTGATGGCCGACTGCGTTGGCAGCAACGGGAACGTCATCGCGTTGGAACCGATTCCGGAAAACTTGCGGCTGCTGCGTCGCAATATCGCACTGAATCGTTTCGACGACCGTGTCCAAATCACAGCTAGTGCCATTAGCGATCTGGAACAGCCGACGCTGCAGATGGAGGTTGACTCAGACAATCTGGAGCCGAGTGCTGCAATTTCGATGAATGAAAATGCGGTCGGCACAATTGAAGTTCAAAATCAGTCGCTCGATTCGATCACGACACACCTGACCAACCCGGGCAAGTGCTTCGTGAAAATTGATGTGGAAGGTGCCGAAATGTCCGTGCTTCGCAGTGGCATCGATTTCCTGAAACGCGTGCGGCCCAAATTGTTGATCGAAGTCCACGACTATGCACTGCCGCAGTTCGGTGAGTCGACTGAATCGGTTTACGCATTCTTGCGTGAACACGGGTTTGAAATCGGGCAATTGTCCGACATGGCCAACCACAACGGACAATACCACCACATCCTGGCCACCCCGAGCTAA
- a CDS encoding glycosyltransferase family 2 protein: MIQPAISVVVPLYNKADYINATLESLLAQTHEDFQVLVVDNGSTDTGSQCVRDVASRDNRVQLSSSPKQGPGHARNFGVQNSTGRWIQFLDADDLLEPDHLANLIEIANRNPDATVIAGGWKEFVDGNPNDFVAKRPASEADPTEIANATIAASPWAVHAALVDRQLILDHPWPEHLDGLLAEDNAFWFGICLHGSVVFSSSASALYRTQTENCRTQSGDIQKWFDGVNAAAEENVKALRALGREPNPQQASALMRLYSGLYNQAIEANNTQYAKLAAEKANHWLSRCESSSGSLMLRKLIGIPLFEKTRRLIG; encoded by the coding sequence GTGATCCAGCCTGCAATCTCCGTCGTGGTCCCACTGTACAACAAGGCGGACTATATCAACGCGACACTGGAGTCCTTGCTGGCACAAACACATGAAGACTTTCAGGTTCTTGTCGTCGATAACGGTTCGACTGATACTGGCTCCCAGTGCGTGCGAGACGTTGCATCGCGGGACAATCGTGTTCAACTGTCTTCGTCACCGAAACAAGGGCCAGGGCATGCAAGGAACTTCGGTGTTCAGAATTCGACCGGACGTTGGATTCAATTTCTTGATGCGGATGACCTGCTGGAGCCCGATCATCTCGCGAACCTAATTGAAATCGCCAACCGGAATCCGGATGCAACGGTGATTGCCGGTGGTTGGAAAGAGTTTGTCGACGGAAATCCGAACGACTTCGTTGCCAAGCGACCAGCCAGTGAGGCAGATCCGACGGAAATTGCGAATGCGACCATTGCCGCATCCCCTTGGGCCGTTCATGCAGCGCTGGTCGACAGGCAGTTGATCTTGGATCATCCATGGCCAGAGCATTTGGACGGCCTTCTTGCCGAAGACAACGCGTTTTGGTTTGGTATTTGTCTTCATGGAAGCGTCGTGTTCAGTTCATCAGCATCCGCACTGTACCGTACACAAACCGAAAACTGTCGGACTCAATCCGGTGACATTCAAAAGTGGTTTGACGGCGTGAACGCTGCGGCCGAGGAAAACGTCAAAGCCCTGCGGGCACTCGGTCGCGAGCCGAACCCACAGCAGGCGTCAGCGCTGATGCGACTGTATTCCGGTCTATACAACCAAGCAATTGAAGCCAATAACACCCAATATGCCAAGCTGGCAGCAGAGAAAGCCAATCATTGGCTAAGTCGTTGCGAGTCCTCGTCCGGTTCGTTGATGCTGCGAAAGCTGATTGGTATTCCTCTGTTCGAGAAAACACGCCGGCTAATCGGCTAA
- a CDS encoding acyltransferase family protein, with amino-acid sequence MLEEHTKGRDNNLNLVRFILAILVIYSHSFPLSLGGDFSDPFKRWLGFALGDFAVNAFFTISGFLIARSFIQRKSLGRFGLARVARIYPALFVAVVFCIVPVGLSQTSLSTPEYFAEKLTRNFLVKDCLLIPGKMQFSLPGVFEDVPYPNVVNGSLWTLPYEVSMYVAIAAVGLLGFLKRRIVALALCLAIVVAFIGDLGDGSHAIRLGAFGAVGVVMYLFQSQIRIERSVFGLLSCAGIAMSLLGYANLGSLILGSYCVLWLGFVPGGTLRSYNKVGDYSYGMYIFAYPIQQTVVNLFPAVVPSQMFVVSTLATLPLAVLSWHFVERPVLQKVRKRNFVPEMGQEK; translated from the coding sequence GTGTTAGAAGAACACACGAAAGGCAGAGACAATAACCTGAACCTCGTTCGGTTCATCTTGGCGATCCTGGTGATTTATTCTCACAGCTTTCCGCTTTCATTGGGAGGTGATTTCAGCGATCCGTTTAAGCGTTGGCTCGGCTTCGCTCTTGGCGATTTTGCGGTCAATGCTTTTTTCACGATCAGTGGGTTTTTGATCGCAAGAAGCTTTATCCAGCGAAAGTCGCTTGGTCGTTTCGGCCTCGCAAGAGTCGCAAGGATCTATCCAGCGCTATTTGTCGCGGTCGTCTTTTGCATCGTTCCGGTCGGGTTATCGCAAACTTCGCTATCAACACCCGAATACTTTGCGGAAAAGCTTACTCGCAATTTCTTGGTGAAAGACTGCCTGCTAATTCCCGGCAAGATGCAATTTTCGCTTCCGGGAGTGTTTGAAGACGTTCCCTATCCGAATGTGGTGAACGGATCTTTGTGGACATTGCCGTATGAAGTTTCGATGTACGTTGCGATTGCTGCGGTCGGGCTGCTGGGATTCTTGAAGCGGCGCATTGTTGCGCTCGCTTTGTGTTTGGCCATCGTCGTCGCGTTCATCGGAGATTTAGGTGACGGATCGCATGCCATTCGGTTGGGAGCATTCGGTGCCGTCGGCGTTGTGATGTACCTGTTCCAGTCCCAAATCAGAATCGAACGCTCAGTATTTGGGCTGCTGAGCTGTGCTGGGATCGCTATGTCGCTGCTTGGATACGCGAACCTCGGGTCACTCATTCTAGGCAGCTATTGTGTGCTCTGGCTCGGCTTTGTGCCGGGCGGCACCCTTCGTTCCTACAACAAGGTAGGGGACTATTCATATGGGATGTATATCTTTGCCTATCCGATCCAGCAGACTGTGGTGAACTTGTTCCCGGCTGTCGTTCCGTCACAGATGTTTGTTGTTTCAACATTGGCAACATTGCCACTCGCAGTGTTGTCGTGGCACTTTGTGGAACGGCCTGTTTTGCAGAAAGTCAGAAAGCGAAATTTCGTTCCGGAAATGGGGCAGGAAAAGTGA
- a CDS encoding polysaccharide pyruvyl transferase family protein: MSDRILFVGNGSYQNRGCEAIVRGTLEILRNTNSFRDFEFDSGIYADYETLQAQQKEESDHGVSHFGLRVAKPRFSADWFADQANRRLGTNVAGVHSPLQRRLAKAVVALELGGDNYSLDYGVPGHFLEMDNFIQSKNVPVAIWGASIGPFSDSPDFESQMKRHLSQLTGVFVRESFSADYLKSIGVEANVRQVADPAFLLKPTAPSEQIQELVKDDPIGVNLSPLVAKKFRSSSKMPWEITPADLEVFIGFCVDFLYKLLRETDASIVLVPHVMSKHVGSDDLFLMERILEKVTASDRERITLIPPTLNAAQSKWIIGKCRVFVGARTHSTIASIGSGVPTLSLGYSLKARGLNQDVFDTQDWCIPSADLTIDTLISYCKRLLSNEQDLRTHLRDRVPQIREASMSAGGHLAQLLQREI, translated from the coding sequence ATGAGTGATCGTATTCTATTCGTTGGAAACGGTTCGTATCAAAATCGTGGCTGCGAGGCGATTGTTCGCGGAACTCTAGAGATCTTGCGAAACACCAATTCATTTCGTGATTTCGAGTTCGACTCAGGCATCTACGCCGATTATGAAACGCTTCAGGCTCAGCAGAAAGAAGAATCAGACCACGGAGTTTCGCATTTCGGGCTTCGCGTAGCGAAGCCACGATTCTCTGCGGACTGGTTTGCAGATCAGGCAAACCGACGCCTGGGCACGAATGTCGCCGGAGTACACTCTCCGTTGCAACGACGCTTGGCGAAAGCGGTAGTTGCCCTTGAACTCGGTGGCGACAACTATTCGTTGGACTATGGGGTCCCCGGCCACTTTTTAGAAATGGACAATTTCATTCAGTCCAAGAATGTCCCTGTCGCTATCTGGGGAGCTTCGATTGGTCCTTTTTCTGACTCGCCAGATTTCGAGAGTCAGATGAAACGTCATCTTTCGCAGTTGACTGGAGTTTTTGTCCGCGAGTCTTTCAGCGCAGATTATCTGAAATCGATTGGCGTGGAAGCGAATGTTCGGCAGGTTGCCGACCCTGCCTTCTTGTTGAAGCCCACGGCTCCGTCTGAGCAGATTCAAGAACTTGTGAAAGACGATCCAATCGGAGTGAATTTGTCGCCGCTCGTGGCGAAGAAGTTTCGGTCGTCGTCAAAAATGCCGTGGGAAATCACACCTGCAGACCTTGAAGTGTTCATAGGTTTTTGCGTGGATTTTCTTTACAAACTATTGAGGGAAACTGATGCCAGTATCGTGCTTGTACCGCATGTGATGTCAAAGCATGTTGGAAGCGACGATTTGTTCCTCATGGAACGGATACTTGAAAAAGTGACCGCCAGTGACCGCGAGCGAATTACGCTAATACCTCCAACGCTTAACGCTGCTCAATCAAAGTGGATCATCGGCAAGTGTCGTGTGTTCGTCGGTGCTCGCACGCACTCCACAATTGCTTCGATAGGATCTGGAGTTCCGACTCTCAGTCTTGGATACAGTCTCAAGGCAAGAGGATTGAATCAAGATGTGTTTGACACCCAAGATTGGTGCATTCCATCTGCCGATCTAACCATTGACACACTGATTTCTTACTGCAAACGCCTGCTTTCCAATGAGCAAGATTTGCGGACGCATTTACGCGATCGCGTACCGCAGATTCGGGAAGCATCCATGAGTGCCGGCGGACACTTAGCACAGTTGTTGCAACGCGAAATTTAG
- a CDS encoding Coenzyme F420 hydrogenase/dehydrogenase, beta subunit C-terminal domain — protein sequence MSLQSTVINNGMCIGCGMCASANPKTYSIALSDSGMYTAVSSGEQADDKAAVVCPFGDGVPDEDQIAKELYPAATGYTQGIGYYADCYAGHVSVPGIRDAGSSGGMGTWVLVELLNSGEIDGVLHVSGADDRDGVPFAYTISKTEQEIRARAKSRYYPVEMSKVLQQLRQLGGRYAVVGLPCFIKGLRLLASQDAQIGDRVAFTVALFCGHLKSSRFADFFAWQAGIKPGQLESVNFRTKLPDRPASNYGITVKGADIDHCRSNLEYSGSSWGYGFFKYTACDYCDDVVGETADISVGDAWLSEYVDDSRGSNVVVVRNEVIRRLVDAGVTRGELALASVDPDVVVQSQEAGLRHRREGLSYRLFQRDKRALWRPQKRVAAKADHLTPRQHRIFELREAIAAQSHTAFKTAIGEGSLQKFFDLMKPLLEQYDALYRPNAFVRFKTYGRKQLSRIKQWLLSRAKDRRSLDE from the coding sequence ATGAGTTTGCAAAGCACAGTAATCAACAACGGCATGTGCATTGGCTGCGGCATGTGCGCGTCGGCGAATCCGAAAACCTACTCGATCGCGTTGAGTGACAGCGGGATGTACACGGCCGTATCGAGTGGCGAACAGGCCGATGACAAGGCTGCAGTTGTTTGTCCGTTTGGCGATGGCGTTCCAGATGAGGATCAGATAGCGAAAGAGTTGTATCCAGCCGCGACTGGGTACACGCAAGGCATTGGGTACTACGCCGATTGCTACGCCGGGCACGTTAGTGTGCCGGGTATCCGAGACGCTGGCAGCTCAGGTGGAATGGGGACCTGGGTCCTTGTCGAGTTGTTGAACAGCGGGGAGATCGACGGCGTTTTGCATGTCAGTGGGGCAGACGACCGAGATGGGGTTCCGTTCGCCTATACAATTTCCAAGACCGAGCAGGAGATTCGGGCGCGAGCGAAATCGCGTTACTATCCCGTCGAAATGTCAAAGGTCCTACAGCAGCTTCGCCAGCTGGGCGGGCGTTACGCAGTTGTCGGGTTGCCTTGCTTCATCAAGGGGCTTCGCCTACTGGCATCGCAAGATGCGCAGATTGGTGATCGCGTTGCGTTTACAGTCGCGTTGTTTTGCGGCCATTTAAAAAGCAGTCGATTCGCAGATTTTTTTGCGTGGCAAGCAGGAATCAAGCCAGGCCAACTTGAATCCGTAAACTTCAGAACGAAGTTGCCTGATCGTCCGGCCAGCAACTATGGCATTACTGTAAAGGGAGCTGATATTGATCATTGTCGCTCCAATCTAGAGTACTCCGGCAGCAGTTGGGGATATGGATTCTTCAAGTACACCGCCTGTGATTACTGTGACGATGTCGTTGGAGAAACGGCCGACATATCCGTTGGCGATGCCTGGTTGTCCGAATATGTAGATGACAGTCGGGGATCGAATGTCGTTGTCGTACGGAATGAAGTGATTCGGCGTCTGGTTGATGCCGGTGTTACTCGCGGTGAACTTGCTTTGGCAAGTGTAGATCCAGACGTTGTCGTTCAATCGCAAGAGGCTGGCCTGCGCCATCGTCGCGAGGGGCTTTCCTATCGTCTCTTTCAACGTGACAAGCGGGCGCTCTGGCGCCCACAGAAACGCGTTGCTGCAAAAGCCGATCACTTGACACCTCGGCAACATCGGATTTTCGAGCTGCGTGAAGCGATTGCCGCCCAAAGTCACACTGCATTCAAGACGGCAATTGGCGAAGGATCGCTGCAAAAATTCTTCGATTTGATGAAGCCGCTGCTGGAACAGTATGACGCGTTGTATCGGCCAAACGCGTTTGTCCGATTCAAGACGTACGGCAGAAAACAACTTTCAAGGATAAAGCAATGGTTGCTTTCGAGGGCCAAGGACCGGAGAAGTCTGGATGAGTGA